The region AGCTGGCTGAAACCTTTGGCACCCCTCTCTATGTATACAATGAGAACGTGCTGCGGCAGCGTTGCCGCGACCTTATGGGGCTTTCCAAACACCCCGGTTTCGGCGTGAACTATTCTGTCAAGGCCAATGCGACCCCCGCCCTGCTGCGCATAGTGCGCGAAGAAGGGCTGGTGGTGGACGCCATGAGCCCCGGCGAACTGTACATGGACGAGCTGGCCGGTTTTACGCCCGCCGAAATTCTGTACATTTCCAACAACAATTCCGAAGCCGAGCTGAAAAACGCGGTTTCGCGCGGGCTGCTTATCAGTGTGGATTCCCTCTCGCAGCTTGATACCCTTGGCCGCATCAACAAGGGCGGCAAGGTCATGGTGCGTTTTAACCCCGGCATTGGCGCAGGCCACCATGCCAAGGTCATCACCGCGGGCAAGGACACCAAGTTCGGCGTCACCCCCGACAAGCTGGACGAGGTTTTTGCCCTGCTTGAAAAGCACGACCTCACGCTGGCTGGCATCAACCAGCACATCGGATCGCTTTTTATGGAACCCGACGGCTACCTTGATGCCGCCGAAGTGCTGCTGCACCTTGCCGACCGCCTGCCCGCCAGCATGCTGGCAAAGCTTGAAGTCATCGACTTTGGCGGCGGCTTTGGCATTCCCTACCACAAGTACGAAGGTCAGGCCCGCCTGAGCATGGCCGACCTTGGCGAACGCCTGCACGCGCTCATTGCGGGCTGGTCTGAAAAATCCGGCTACAAGGGCCGTTTTCTTGTGGAACCGGGCCGCTATGTGGCCGCCGAATGCTGCGTGCTGCTGGGCACCGTATTTGCCGTCAAAAATAATGGCGACAAGCGGTACGTGGGCACCAATCTGGGCTTTAACGTGCTTGTGCGCCCCGCCATGTACGATTCCTTCCACGATGTGGAAATCTACGGGGCCGACACCCAGGCCCGCAAAAACATGGTGCAGACCATTGTGGGCAATATTTGTGAAAGCGGCGATATCCTTGCCAAGGAACGCGAATTGCCCGTTATGTGCGAGGGAGATGTGCTTGGGGTACTTGACGCCGGAGCTTATGGATTTACTATGGGTTCCAACTACAACCAGCGTCGTCGCCCCGCTGAAGTTCTCATTCAAAGCGACGGCACTGCCAAACTTATCCGCCGCCGCGAAACCCTTGAGGATCTTGCGCGCTGCCTGATGGATTAATGTGACACAATTACGCGGCGCATCCGCGCAGCAGGCCCGGCCCGCGCCCGACCTGAGCACTTCCCCC is a window of Desulfovibrio desulfuricans DNA encoding:
- the lysA gene encoding diaminopimelate decarboxylase, which gives rise to MSDIRSTYTDECNFYGRHTPRELAETFGTPLYVYNENVLRQRCRDLMGLSKHPGFGVNYSVKANATPALLRIVREEGLVVDAMSPGELYMDELAGFTPAEILYISNNNSEAELKNAVSRGLLISVDSLSQLDTLGRINKGGKVMVRFNPGIGAGHHAKVITAGKDTKFGVTPDKLDEVFALLEKHDLTLAGINQHIGSLFMEPDGYLDAAEVLLHLADRLPASMLAKLEVIDFGGGFGIPYHKYEGQARLSMADLGERLHALIAGWSEKSGYKGRFLVEPGRYVAAECCVLLGTVFAVKNNGDKRYVGTNLGFNVLVRPAMYDSFHDVEIYGADTQARKNMVQTIVGNICESGDILAKERELPVMCEGDVLGVLDAGAYGFTMGSNYNQRRRPAEVLIQSDGTAKLIRRRETLEDLARCLMD